In Kitasatospora gansuensis, a genomic segment contains:
- a CDS encoding aldo/keto reductase — protein sequence MRLPTVPLGRSGELIGAQGLGCMGMSEFYGPTDTAEALATLDAALEAGVTLFDTADIYGSGANEELIGPFVRANRDRVVLATKFAIERRADDPTYRAVRNDPAYIRTAVDASLRRLGVDVIDLYYMHRRDPAVPLAESVGAMAELVRAGKVRELGLSEVTGDELREAYAVHPIAALQSEWSLFSRDVERTAVPAAAELGVTFVPYSPLGRGFLTGSFAAAEQLTEGDYRRYHPQFSGPNAAANAALVAPIQKVAADRGVTAAQIALAWVHQRAEVHGLTVVPIPGTRKRTRLAENTAAASLRLTPAELAVLEPIAGQVTGTRYADMSSTSAGRE from the coding sequence ATGCGTCTCCCCACCGTCCCCCTCGGCCGCAGCGGCGAGCTGATCGGAGCCCAGGGCCTCGGCTGCATGGGCATGTCCGAGTTCTACGGCCCGACCGATACCGCCGAGGCCCTGGCCACCCTGGACGCCGCGCTGGAGGCGGGCGTCACCCTGTTCGACACCGCCGACATCTACGGCTCCGGTGCGAACGAGGAGCTGATCGGCCCGTTCGTCCGGGCCAACCGCGACCGGGTGGTGCTGGCCACCAAGTTCGCCATCGAGCGCCGTGCCGACGACCCGACCTACCGGGCCGTCCGGAACGACCCGGCCTACATCCGCACCGCCGTGGACGCCTCGCTGCGCCGCCTCGGCGTGGACGTGATCGACCTCTACTACATGCACCGGCGCGACCCGGCGGTCCCGCTGGCCGAGTCGGTCGGCGCGATGGCCGAGCTGGTCCGGGCCGGCAAGGTCCGGGAGCTGGGCCTCTCCGAGGTGACCGGGGACGAGCTGCGCGAGGCGTACGCGGTGCACCCGATCGCGGCGCTGCAGTCCGAGTGGTCGCTGTTCTCCCGCGACGTCGAGCGCACCGCCGTCCCGGCCGCCGCCGAACTGGGCGTCACCTTCGTGCCGTACTCCCCGCTCGGCCGGGGCTTCCTGACCGGCTCCTTCGCCGCCGCCGAACAGCTGACGGAGGGTGACTACCGGCGCTACCACCCGCAGTTCAGCGGCCCGAACGCCGCCGCCAACGCGGCCCTGGTCGCCCCGATCCAGAAGGTCGCCGCGGACCGCGGCGTCACCGCCGCCCAGATCGCCCTCGCCTGGGTCCACCAGCGCGCCGAGGTGCACGGCCTCACCGTGGTCCCCATCCCCGGCACCCGCAAGCGCACCCGCCTCGCCGAGAACACCGCTGCGGCGAGCCTGCGCCTCACCCCCGCCGAACTCGCTGTCCTGGAGCCCATCGCCGGCCAGGTCACGGGCACCCGCTACGCCGACATGAGCTCCACCTCGGCGGGCCGGGAGTAG
- a CDS encoding sensor histidine kinase: protein MKPQLPSPVLDRLQQAGDQLADLGRALLTPVEGRSALMSTSRRAWVRWLPYLLAFSAVATLLPVGTVVLAGHYELPGGVAGGLALVQSGPLLLAVTRPLQAWWVMAAGVVAGAALTAGSPATAGAWPWPITTVLCYVFLMPALALRERGRTLLAVWLVTLAASIVASDLHQDRAGETAAVTVAISGAVLLLGWSVRGRGEAQRLLAEQEQISEAERERSTLLEERARIARELHDVVAHHMSVITVQADSAPYRIGGLPPEAVEEFGTIATAARSSLTEMRRLLGVLRSDGAEPDRLPQPGLAQLGRLVETVGQAGVRAELTVAPEVAELGELPQAVSLSAYRIVQEALANVVRHAPGARAEVRLTAVGGTLRVTVENSPGGRPGVEGGEGTGHGLVGMRERVRLLSGRLETGGTPAGGFLVAAELPVELPVNPLGETPR, encoded by the coding sequence ATGAAGCCTCAACTCCCCTCTCCCGTCCTGGACCGCCTGCAACAGGCGGGTGACCAGCTGGCCGATCTCGGCCGGGCGCTGCTCACCCCCGTGGAGGGCCGGTCCGCGCTGATGTCCACCTCGCGGCGGGCGTGGGTGCGCTGGCTGCCGTACCTGTTGGCGTTCTCGGCGGTGGCGACGCTGTTGCCGGTGGGCACGGTGGTGCTGGCCGGTCACTACGAGCTGCCGGGCGGGGTCGCGGGTGGGCTCGCGCTGGTGCAGTCCGGGCCGCTGCTGCTGGCGGTGACCCGGCCGTTGCAGGCGTGGTGGGTGATGGCCGCCGGGGTGGTGGCGGGGGCGGCGCTGACGGCGGGCAGTCCGGCGACGGCCGGGGCGTGGCCGTGGCCGATCACGACCGTGCTCTGCTACGTGTTCCTGATGCCGGCGCTGGCGCTGCGGGAGCGGGGGCGGACCCTGCTCGCGGTCTGGCTGGTCACGCTGGCGGCCAGCATCGTGGCCTCCGATCTGCACCAGGACCGGGCGGGTGAGACCGCCGCCGTGACGGTGGCGATCTCGGGGGCGGTGCTGCTGCTGGGCTGGAGCGTGCGCGGCCGGGGCGAGGCGCAGCGGCTGCTGGCCGAGCAGGAGCAGATCAGCGAGGCCGAGCGCGAGCGCAGCACGCTGCTGGAGGAACGGGCCCGGATCGCCCGGGAGTTGCACGACGTGGTCGCGCACCACATGTCGGTGATCACGGTGCAGGCGGACAGCGCTCCGTACCGGATCGGCGGCCTGCCGCCGGAGGCGGTGGAGGAGTTCGGCACCATCGCGACGGCGGCCCGGAGTTCGCTGACCGAGATGCGGCGGCTGCTGGGAGTGCTGCGCAGTGACGGGGCCGAGCCCGACCGGCTGCCGCAGCCGGGGCTGGCGCAGCTCGGACGGCTGGTGGAGACGGTGGGTCAGGCCGGGGTGCGGGCCGAGCTGACGGTGGCTCCGGAGGTGGCCGAACTGGGTGAACTGCCGCAGGCGGTGAGCCTGTCGGCGTACCGGATCGTGCAGGAGGCGCTGGCCAACGTGGTCCGGCACGCACCGGGGGCGCGGGCCGAGGTCCGGCTGACCGCCGTCGGCGGGACGCTGCGGGTGACGGTGGAGAACTCACCGGGCGGCCGCCCCGGGGTGGAGGGCGGCGAGGGCACCGGGCACGGCCTGGTGGGAATGCGCGAGCGCGTCCGCCTGCTGTCCGGCAGGCTGGAGACCGGCGGCACACCCGCGGGCGGCTTCCTGGTCGCCGCCGAGCTGCCCGTCGAACTGCCCGTCAACCCCCTGGGAGAGACCCCCCGATGA
- a CDS encoding MmcQ/YjbR family DNA-binding protein → MVTFDQFLSTALALPRATERLTWESTVTLRVGEKIFAMGTPGSGAAIVKASKEDQAELLAAEPEVYSSAPYVGRHGWVLVQLAGVDPDELRDLLTDAWRSIAPKKLVREFEATGSTPETL, encoded by the coding sequence ATGGTGACGTTCGATCAGTTCCTGAGCACGGCCCTGGCACTCCCCCGGGCCACCGAGCGGCTGACCTGGGAGAGCACGGTCACCCTGCGGGTCGGCGAGAAGATCTTCGCGATGGGGACGCCGGGATCGGGGGCGGCCATCGTCAAGGCGAGCAAGGAGGACCAGGCCGAACTGCTGGCCGCCGAGCCCGAGGTGTACTCCTCGGCGCCGTACGTCGGGCGGCACGGCTGGGTGCTGGTCCAGCTGGCCGGAGTGGATCCGGACGAGCTGCGCGACCTGCTCACCGATGCCTGGCGGAGCATCGCGCCGAAGAAGCTGGTCAGGGAGTTCGAGGCAACCGGGTCCACCCCCGAAACCCTGTGA
- a CDS encoding serine hydrolase domain-containing protein yields MQSLRMIEDWPVPTAAAAVVRGSDGVVLGAAGPQDQLFPLASVTKPLTAYAVLVAVEEGVFELDDPAGPEGSTVRHLLAHTSGLAFDEHRVMAPPGERRLYSNAGFDVLADTLTKASGINFAQYAQEAVFAPLGMTSTLINTAHRTPAGAGGLSTVADLAKFAAELQAPRLLDPSTVHAATREVAWPGLGGVLPGFGHRRPNDWGLGFEIRSEKSPHWTGTHSSPATFGHFGQSGTFLWVDPAAGVACIALTDRDFGPWAAEVWPVFTDAVLNELR; encoded by the coding sequence ATGCAGAGCTTGCGGATGATCGAGGACTGGCCGGTGCCCACCGCTGCGGCCGCGGTGGTGCGGGGTAGTGACGGGGTGGTGCTGGGTGCGGCGGGGCCGCAGGACCAGCTGTTCCCGTTGGCGTCGGTGACCAAGCCGCTCACCGCGTACGCGGTGCTGGTCGCGGTCGAGGAGGGCGTCTTCGAGCTGGACGACCCGGCCGGTCCCGAGGGTTCGACGGTCCGTCACCTGCTGGCGCACACCTCCGGGCTGGCCTTCGACGAGCACCGGGTGATGGCCCCGCCCGGTGAGCGGCGGCTCTACTCCAACGCCGGGTTCGACGTGCTGGCGGACACCCTGACCAAGGCGTCCGGGATCAACTTCGCCCAGTACGCCCAGGAGGCGGTCTTCGCCCCGCTCGGGATGACCTCCACCCTGATCAACACCGCCCACCGGACCCCCGCCGGGGCCGGCGGCCTCTCCACCGTCGCCGACCTGGCCAAGTTCGCCGCCGAGCTGCAGGCCCCCCGGCTGCTCGACCCCTCCACCGTGCACGCCGCCACCCGCGAGGTGGCCTGGCCCGGCCTGGGCGGCGTCCTCCCCGGCTTCGGGCACCGGCGGCCCAACGACTGGGGCCTCGGCTTCGAGATCCGCAGCGAGAAGTCCCCGCACTGGACCGGCACCCACAGCTCCCCCGCCACCTTCGGCCACTTCGGCCAGTCCGGCACCTTCCTCTGGGTCGACCCGGCCGCGGGCGTCGCCTGCATCGCCCTCACCGACCGCGACTTCGGCCCGTGGGCGGCGGAGGTCTGGCCGGTCTTCACCGACGCGGTGCTGAACGAACTCCGCTAG
- a CDS encoding RICIN domain-containing protein — translation MTVIQEGLYRLRNAGSGLLLEVAGGKQRSGAKIRQGPEDGSAGQLWRITAVHAGGGLYHLESEGSGRRLDVTGARTDNGVPLQLWGPNGFGAQEWLLERHVDAPDTYNLVSFVSGLTLEVAEDGTARQWEDLDAPTQWWHLDLAE, via the coding sequence ATGACGGTGATTCAGGAGGGGCTGTACCGGCTGCGCAACGCCGGCAGCGGGCTGCTGCTCGAGGTCGCGGGCGGCAAGCAGCGCAGCGGTGCGAAGATCCGGCAGGGGCCGGAAGACGGTTCGGCCGGGCAGCTCTGGCGGATCACCGCCGTACACGCCGGCGGTGGCCTGTACCACCTCGAGAGCGAGGGCAGCGGCAGACGCCTGGACGTCACCGGCGCCCGCACCGACAACGGCGTACCGCTCCAGCTCTGGGGCCCGAACGGCTTCGGCGCCCAGGAATGGCTGCTGGAACGGCACGTCGACGCCCCCGACACCTACAACCTGGTCAGCTTCGTCAGCGGCCTCACCCTGGAGGTCGCCGAGGACGGCACCGCCCGGCAGTGGGAGGACCTGGACGCGCCGACGCAGTGGTGGCACCTGGACTTGGCGGAGTAA
- a CDS encoding pirin family protein has protein sequence MTEAATRARADLRRASERYESTPAEGIETRHAFSFSGHYDPKNVHFGALLAVNEETLAPGAGYDDHKHRDTEILTWVLSGALAHRDGHGHAGVVRPGMLQWQSAGSGITHTERNVGGAAEPVRFVQMWLQPDVFDAPPAYGLRRVERAADGLTLLASGLTRDAASEALRLRRGDAALWLVTAGPWEPLPPLPEAPFRYAHLTAGSLGYRTVPGPQGGGRSMEPGDSVRATGDAFADPTAGADGVELLFWEMHSPVTYG, from the coding sequence GTGACCGAAGCCGCCACCCGCGCCCGCGCCGACCTGCGCCGGGCCTCCGAACGCTACGAATCCACCCCGGCCGAGGGCATCGAGACCCGGCACGCCTTCTCCTTCTCCGGCCACTACGACCCGAAGAACGTCCACTTCGGCGCCCTGCTGGCGGTCAACGAGGAGACCCTCGCCCCCGGCGCGGGCTACGACGACCACAAGCACCGGGACACCGAGATCCTCACCTGGGTCCTCTCCGGCGCCCTCGCCCACCGGGACGGCCACGGCCACGCGGGCGTGGTCCGCCCCGGCATGCTCCAGTGGCAGAGCGCCGGCTCGGGCATCACCCACACCGAACGCAACGTCGGCGGCGCGGCCGAACCGGTCCGCTTCGTCCAGATGTGGCTGCAGCCGGACGTCTTCGACGCACCCCCGGCGTACGGCCTGCGGCGGGTCGAGCGCGCGGCGGACGGGCTGACGCTGCTCGCCTCCGGCCTGACGCGGGACGCCGCTTCGGAGGCGCTGCGGCTGCGGCGCGGTGACGCGGCGCTCTGGCTGGTCACGGCCGGGCCCTGGGAGCCGCTGCCGCCGCTGCCCGAAGCACCGTTCCGCTACGCGCATCTGACGGCGGGTTCGCTGGGGTACCGCACCGTGCCAGGCCCGCAGGGCGGCGGCCGCTCGATGGAGCCCGGCGACAGCGTCCGCGCCACCGGCGACGCCTTCGCCGACCCCACGGCGGGGGCCGACGGCGTGGAGCTGCTTTTTTGGGAGATGCACTCACCCGTCACATACGGCTGA
- a CDS encoding TetR/AcrR family transcriptional regulator, whose product MAAQPLPSAEPAACRVLGLRERKKQRTRDALVSAAHRLFLSQGYGRTTVDEIAAEVDVSQRTFFRYFSNKEEVALAVLADAEDYFVATLRERPASENPLQALRSSIVLAWRDLSDTGSDTGVTAALELIQLIEETPVLLAAHLRRITEQERLIAELIARREGLDPAVDLRPRVLAAVFGGVLRSAHLAWSSGQSAPGPEGMIAVIESHFDQLGPALAADWR is encoded by the coding sequence ATGGCCGCGCAGCCCCTCCCGTCCGCCGAACCGGCCGCCTGCCGGGTGCTCGGCCTGCGCGAGCGGAAGAAGCAGCGCACCAGGGACGCCCTGGTCTCCGCCGCCCACCGGCTCTTCCTCAGCCAGGGGTACGGACGCACCACCGTCGACGAGATCGCCGCCGAGGTCGACGTCTCGCAGCGCACCTTCTTCCGGTACTTCTCCAACAAGGAGGAGGTCGCGCTCGCCGTCCTGGCCGACGCCGAGGACTACTTCGTCGCCACCCTGCGGGAGCGGCCCGCCTCGGAGAATCCGCTGCAGGCGCTGCGGAGTTCGATCGTGCTGGCCTGGCGCGACCTGTCCGACACGGGGTCGGACACCGGGGTGACCGCCGCCCTCGAACTCATCCAGCTGATCGAGGAGACCCCCGTCCTGCTCGCTGCCCACCTCCGGCGGATCACCGAACAGGAGCGGCTGATCGCCGAACTGATCGCCCGTCGGGAAGGACTCGACCCGGCGGTCGACCTGCGGCCGCGGGTGCTCGCCGCCGTGTTCGGCGGGGTGCTCCGCTCCGCCCACCTGGCCTGGAGCAGCGGCCAGTCGGCGCCCGGCCCCGAGGGCATGATCGCCGTCATCGAGTCGCACTTCGACCAGCTCGGCCCGGCGCTGGCCGCCGACTGGCGCTGA
- a CDS encoding alpha/beta hydrolase encodes MRARFGRALAGGLLAVLAVGGVGGWAAADGQQAVTGPPPGSAAWAADTTLGLRLPEPGRAGAAEVAAFFEELPLAQQRALAVRHPLVVGNLDGAPITLRYFANSLALREERDRQLAVAADGGLPERDRAAARAKADRYAALTGRQLLAFDPRGRGQLAEVFGDLAGAERTAVIVPGADIDLMTVDRASAPYGTPTGMAKALRAQAGDRLAVVAWTGYTTPVKIGLDAATARLARAGAPRLSRFLNGLVPTTGPVTVLCHSYGTALCSLADLGPEQATGLVAIGSPGMDVDRAADLRIPVWVAQRNDEDWIDQVPNVSFLGLGHGADPDDPAFGARPVASTGSHGHSGYFAPGTASLANFAAISLGRTDQVT; translated from the coding sequence ATGCGAGCACGATTCGGGCGGGCACTGGCCGGGGGGCTCCTGGCGGTACTGGCGGTCGGCGGGGTCGGCGGCTGGGCGGCGGCCGACGGCCAGCAGGCGGTCACCGGGCCGCCGCCCGGCAGCGCGGCCTGGGCCGCCGACACCACCCTCGGGCTCCGGCTGCCGGAGCCCGGCCGGGCGGGTGCGGCCGAGGTGGCGGCGTTCTTCGAGGAGCTGCCCCTGGCGCAGCAGCGGGCGCTGGCGGTCCGTCACCCGCTGGTGGTGGGGAACCTGGACGGTGCGCCGATCACCCTCCGGTACTTCGCCAACTCGCTGGCCCTGCGGGAGGAGCGGGACCGTCAGCTGGCCGTGGCTGCCGACGGCGGCCTGCCGGAGCGGGACCGGGCCGCCGCCCGGGCGAAGGCCGACCGGTACGCCGCGCTGACCGGCCGTCAGCTGCTGGCCTTCGACCCGCGCGGCCGGGGCCAGCTGGCCGAGGTCTTCGGCGACCTGGCCGGCGCCGAGCGGACCGCGGTGATCGTGCCGGGCGCCGACATCGACCTGATGACCGTCGACCGGGCCTCCGCCCCGTACGGCACGCCGACCGGGATGGCGAAGGCGCTCCGCGCCCAGGCCGGTGACCGGCTGGCCGTGGTCGCCTGGACCGGCTACACCACCCCGGTCAAGATCGGCCTGGACGCCGCCACCGCCCGGCTGGCCCGGGCCGGTGCCCCTCGGCTGAGCCGCTTCCTGAACGGCCTGGTGCCCACCACGGGCCCGGTCACCGTGCTCTGCCACAGCTACGGCACCGCCCTCTGCTCGCTCGCCGACCTCGGCCCCGAACAGGCCACCGGCCTGGTCGCGATCGGCTCGCCGGGCATGGACGTGGACCGCGCCGCCGACCTGCGGATCCCGGTCTGGGTGGCGCAGCGCAACGACGAGGACTGGATCGACCAGGTCCCGAACGTCTCCTTCCTCGGTCTCGGCCACGGCGCCGACCCGGACGACCCCGCCTTCGGCGCCCGGCCGGTCGCCTCCACCGGCTCGCACGGCCACAGCGGCTACTTCGCCCCCGGCACCGCCTCGCTGGCCAACTTCGCCGCGATCTCGCTCGGCCGCACCGACCAGGTCACCTGA
- a CDS encoding acyltransferase family protein: MKIVANLRRSAATVDARTPATRDRALDGLRALALLSVPVGHWLLGGFTTSPDGVLHNASPLASLGFFAPLSWVLQMLGVFFLVGGYASAKSLARSQERGASTVDWLRQRTVRLLRPVLGVAAVWALLIPLLGALGVPEGTVRTGSVLVVQPLWYIGIYLVLTALTPWCLRIGRRLGGWAAAPLLGVVAVVDVLRYGPWADSVPSWLALVNLLPGWMFAYQLGISWAQGTLRKAGAKLLLFGGAALFAVLLTVFHYPASMVGVPGVARTNSHPPSLLVLALASVQCGAAMLLRDRIGRALRRPLLWLPVVVVNLSAMTIFCWHQTAMFSVGALGSALGAVPGLTTAPDSLGWVLARLAWLPVFGLALTLIGRYARRFDAPWQLGRGWKAALGAGAGLFAVYALGVV, encoded by the coding sequence ATGAAGATCGTCGCGAACCTCCGCCGCAGCGCGGCCACCGTGGACGCCAGGACCCCCGCCACCCGCGACCGCGCGCTGGACGGACTGCGCGCCCTCGCCCTGCTCTCCGTACCGGTCGGGCACTGGCTGCTCGGCGGCTTCACCACCTCGCCGGACGGCGTGCTGCACAACGCCAGCCCGCTCGCCTCGCTCGGCTTCTTCGCCCCGCTGAGCTGGGTGCTGCAGATGCTCGGGGTGTTCTTCCTGGTCGGCGGCTACGCCTCGGCCAAGTCGCTGGCCCGCTCGCAGGAACGCGGTGCGAGCACTGTCGACTGGCTGCGGCAGCGCACCGTCCGGCTGCTCCGTCCGGTGCTGGGGGTGGCGGCGGTCTGGGCGCTGCTGATCCCGCTGCTGGGTGCGCTCGGTGTACCCGAGGGCACGGTCAGGACCGGGAGCGTGCTGGTGGTGCAGCCGCTCTGGTACATCGGCATCTACCTGGTGCTGACCGCGCTCACTCCCTGGTGCCTGCGGATCGGCCGCCGGCTCGGCGGCTGGGCGGCGGCCCCGCTGCTCGGCGTGGTCGCGGTGGTGGACGTGCTGCGGTACGGCCCCTGGGCCGACTCGGTGCCGTCCTGGCTGGCGCTGGTCAACCTGCTGCCCGGCTGGATGTTCGCCTACCAGCTCGGCATCTCCTGGGCGCAGGGCACGCTCCGCAAGGCCGGCGCGAAGCTGCTGCTGTTCGGCGGGGCCGCGCTGTTCGCCGTACTGCTGACGGTCTTTCACTACCCGGCCAGCATGGTCGGCGTGCCCGGGGTGGCCAGGACCAACTCGCACCCGCCGTCCCTGCTGGTGCTGGCGCTGGCCTCGGTGCAGTGCGGCGCGGCGATGCTGCTGCGCGATCGGATCGGCCGGGCGCTGCGGCGGCCGCTGCTCTGGCTGCCGGTCGTGGTGGTCAACCTCTCGGCGATGACGATCTTCTGCTGGCACCAGACCGCGATGTTCTCGGTCGGCGCGCTCGGCAGCGCGCTGGGCGCCGTACCCGGCCTGACCACCGCGCCGGACTCGCTCGGCTGGGTGCTGGCCCGGCTGGCCTGGCTGCCGGTGTTCGGTCTGGCGCTGACCCTGATCGGCCGGTACGCCCGGCGGTTCGACGCGCCGTGGCAGCTGGGCCGGGGCTGGAAGGCCGCGCTGGGCGCGGGTGCGGGGCTGTTCGCGGTGTACGCGCTGGGGGTGGTCTGA
- a CDS encoding alpha/beta hydrolase, whose translation MPQQNARSVQRRRRIKRVLIGLFATTVVLVDTGAAAAQAAVGSEQLAITTPPAGSAQWAADHSLGRDLPDPATADARDVAAFFATLTAAQTARLVTDYPLVVGNLDGAPLQLRYRANRLAIAAERDRARARAADRRLDADTRARAEARANDSDHLLAPERQILAFDPRGRGLVSEVYGDLTTAQRVAVLVPGSDADLGHFDQAVDPLRSPAGMGRALYAEEQRQAVGTRTAVIAWTGYVTPAGLGPDAVTDRLAQAAAPRLTRLLAGLAVTSDPTAPPALFCHSYGTVVCGTAAPAIHDSAPTDLVVFGSPGMGVADAADLGTGVRVWATRNPTDWIGNVPYLEVGGLGHGADPTSAAFGAIRLSSAGADGHTGYLADGTASLRNFADVALGDYADVTRAARS comes from the coding sequence TTGCCGCAGCAGAACGCGCGCTCCGTGCAGCGCCGCAGGCGGATCAAGCGGGTGCTGATAGGCCTCTTCGCCACCACCGTGGTGCTGGTCGACACCGGCGCGGCGGCCGCGCAGGCCGCCGTCGGCAGCGAGCAGCTCGCCATCACCACACCCCCGGCCGGCAGCGCCCAGTGGGCCGCCGACCACTCGCTCGGCCGCGACCTGCCCGACCCCGCGACCGCCGACGCCCGCGACGTGGCCGCCTTCTTCGCCACGCTCACCGCCGCCCAGACCGCCCGCCTGGTCACCGACTACCCGCTGGTGGTCGGCAACCTGGACGGTGCCCCGCTGCAGCTCCGCTACCGGGCCAACCGGCTGGCGATCGCCGCCGAACGCGACCGGGCCAGGGCCCGCGCCGCCGACCGGCGGCTGGACGCCGACACCCGCGCCCGGGCCGAGGCCAGGGCCAACGACAGCGACCACCTGCTCGCCCCCGAGCGGCAGATCCTGGCCTTCGACCCGCGCGGCCGGGGCCTGGTCAGCGAGGTGTACGGCGATCTGACGACCGCTCAGCGGGTGGCCGTCCTGGTGCCCGGCTCGGACGCCGACCTCGGCCACTTCGACCAGGCCGTCGACCCGCTGCGCTCGCCCGCCGGAATGGGCCGCGCGCTGTACGCGGAGGAGCAGCGCCAGGCGGTCGGCACCCGTACCGCCGTGATCGCCTGGACCGGCTACGTCACCCCCGCCGGCCTCGGCCCCGACGCGGTCACCGACCGCCTCGCCCAGGCCGCCGCCCCCCGGCTCACCCGCCTGCTGGCCGGCCTCGCCGTCACCAGCGACCCCACCGCGCCGCCCGCCCTGTTCTGCCACTCGTACGGGACCGTGGTCTGCGGCACCGCCGCCCCCGCCATCCACGACTCCGCCCCCACCGACCTGGTGGTCTTCGGCAGCCCCGGGATGGGCGTGGCCGACGCCGCCGACCTCGGCACCGGCGTCCGGGTCTGGGCCACCCGCAACCCCACCGACTGGATCGGCAACGTCCCCTACCTCGAGGTCGGCGGCCTCGGCCACGGCGCCGACCCCACCTCCGCCGCCTTCGGCGCCATCCGGCTCTCCTCGGCCGGCGCCGACGGCCACACCGGCTACCTCGCCGACGGCACCGCCAGCCTGCGCAACTTCGCCGACGTCGCCCTCGGCGACTACGCCGACGTCACCCGGGCCGCCCGGAGCTGA
- a CDS encoding MerR family transcriptional regulator: MTVTTTAAPNLLNCGAYSGVAVETADRTGRHTISEMVASTGLSAHTLRWYERIGLLDPVDRSHSGQRRYSDADVRRLEFLGRLRLTGMSVADMLRYVELVREGEHTLADRRDLLVAHREEVRLKLADLHATLVVLDYKIDLYGDTLESIEALEVREGRSTECVSPPSPSAAAAS; the protein is encoded by the coding sequence ATCACCGTGACCACGACCGCAGCACCGAACCTGCTCAACTGCGGCGCCTACTCCGGCGTCGCCGTCGAGACCGCCGACCGCACGGGCCGGCACACCATCAGCGAGATGGTGGCCAGCACCGGCCTGAGCGCGCACACGCTGCGCTGGTACGAGCGGATCGGCCTGCTCGATCCGGTCGACCGTTCGCACTCCGGGCAGCGCCGGTACAGCGATGCCGACGTGCGGAGGCTGGAGTTCCTCGGCCGGCTGCGGCTGACCGGGATGTCGGTCGCGGACATGCTCCGGTACGTCGAGCTGGTCCGGGAGGGTGAACACACCCTGGCGGACCGCCGGGACCTGCTGGTGGCCCACCGCGAGGAGGTCCGGCTGAAGCTGGCGGACCTGCACGCGACCCTGGTGGTCCTCGACTACAAGATCGACCTCTACGGCGACACCCTCGAATCCATCGAAGCTCTCGAAGTTCGCGAAGGCAGGAGCACCGAATGCGTCTCCCCACCGTCCCCCTCGGCCGCAGCGGCGAGCTGA
- a CDS encoding response regulator: MTIRVIIVDDQAMVRAGFAALLNAQTDIDVVGDAADGKQALEVSGRTHPDVVLMDVRMPEMDGLEAARRLLDPPVGVVHRPKVLMLTTFDVDDYVYEALRAGASGFLLKDAPPADLIAAVRVVAAGDALLAPSVTRRLIEDFARNRPAPRRDPRLRLNGLTPRETEVLELIARGLSNQQIAERLVVAEQTVKTHIGRILAKLDLRDRAQAVVLAYESGLVTPGQ; this comes from the coding sequence ATGACCATCCGCGTAATCATCGTCGACGACCAGGCGATGGTCCGGGCCGGGTTCGCCGCACTGCTCAACGCGCAGACCGACATCGACGTGGTCGGCGACGCCGCCGACGGGAAGCAGGCGTTGGAGGTCAGCGGGCGGACCCACCCGGACGTGGTGCTGATGGACGTCCGGATGCCCGAGATGGACGGGCTCGAGGCGGCCCGGCGGCTGCTCGACCCGCCCGTCGGCGTGGTGCACCGGCCCAAGGTGCTGATGCTGACCACCTTCGACGTGGACGACTACGTCTACGAGGCGCTCCGGGCCGGGGCCAGCGGTTTCCTGCTCAAGGACGCGCCGCCGGCCGACCTGATCGCCGCCGTCCGGGTGGTGGCGGCCGGGGACGCGCTGCTGGCCCCCTCGGTGACCCGGCGGCTGATCGAGGACTTCGCCCGCAACCGCCCGGCCCCGCGCCGCGACCCCCGGCTGCGGCTGAACGGGCTGACGCCGCGCGAGACCGAGGTGCTGGAGCTGATCGCCCGCGGCCTGTCCAACCAGCAGATCGCCGAGCGGCTGGTGGTCGCCGAGCAGACCGTGAAGACCCACATCGGCCGCATCCTGGCCAAGCTCGACCTGCGCGACCGGGCCCAGGCGGTAGTCCTGGCGTATGAGTCGGGCCTGGTGACGCCGGGTCAGTAG